A region of the Rhodothermus sp. genome:
GCGTTACAGCGTAACCGACGCTTCCTATGAAAGTGCTGCTGGTAGAGCCCTCGCAGCTTCGATGCCGCATTAGCAACCTATTGCGGCTGGGCGGCATTGAAGAGGTTACGGAGACCACGAGCAGTGCCGAAGCCTATCATCTGCTCCAGCAACAGGCCTATGATCTACTGCTCGTTGGTCCCAATGTAGCAAATCCTTCTGGCCTGGAACTGCTTCGCAAGCTGCGTCAGATGCCGAATCATCAAGATATGGCCATTCTGATTTTTCTGGAAATGCCTACCGACGAACTGGTACTGGCAGCAGCCGAACTGAACGTCGACGGGATCATCGTCGTGCCTTTTGAAGACGACTACCTGCTCTTTCGGGTGCGCGAGACGCTTCAGCAACTTCGCCAACGC
Encoded here:
- a CDS encoding response regulator encodes the protein MKVLLVEPSQLRCRISNLLRLGGIEEVTETTSSAEAYHLLQQQAYDLLLVGPNVANPSGLELLRKLRQMPNHQDMAILIFLEMPTDELVLAAAELNVDGIIVVPFEDDYLLFRVRETLQQLRQRRLGTTRSAYRKRLHLVSHIDPKASS